Proteins encoded in a region of the Azospirillum sp. TSH58 genome:
- the tssB gene encoding type VI secretion system contractile sheath small subunit, translated as MSESSQKKLERVRPPRVKLTYEVHTGGAQEMKELPFLVGILADLSGKPEKPLPKLKERKFVEIDRDNFNDVMAATAPRLAFQVDNKLQEDGGKLNILLNMRHMDDFQPVEVLKQVPTLSRLFEARQKLSDLLAKLDGNDELNGLLNDVITSTEQQDELKKLLGPVAGTPAGEPAGEPA; from the coding sequence ATGAGCGAGAGCAGTCAGAAGAAGTTGGAGCGCGTCCGCCCGCCGCGGGTGAAGCTCACCTACGAGGTCCACACCGGTGGCGCCCAGGAGATGAAGGAGCTGCCCTTCCTGGTCGGCATCCTGGCCGACCTCAGCGGCAAGCCGGAGAAGCCCCTTCCCAAGCTGAAGGAGCGCAAGTTCGTCGAGATCGACCGCGACAACTTCAACGACGTGATGGCCGCCACGGCGCCGCGCCTCGCCTTCCAGGTGGACAACAAGCTGCAGGAGGACGGCGGCAAGCTGAACATCCTGCTGAACATGCGCCACATGGACGACTTCCAGCCGGTGGAGGTGCTGAAGCAGGTGCCGACGCTGAGCCGCCTGTTCGAAGCCCGCCAGAAGCTGTCGGACCTGCTGGCCAAGCTGGACGGCAACGACGAGCTGAACGGCCTGCTGAACGACGTCATCACCAGCACCGAACAGCAGGACGAGCTGAAGAAGCTCCTCGGCCCGGTGGCCGGCACCCCGGCCGGCGAGCCCGCGGGCGAGCCCGCCTGA
- the tssK gene encoding type VI secretion system baseplate subunit TssK — translation MTEARDIPDAIDWHDGMLLAPQHFQQQALRHERQLTYHVRQARPFHWGVVHLQVDRVQLVSGLVQVRELEAILPDGLVVDYRAGIDEPLEVDISAYADPVGQTQITIHLIVPAARGDRAPGPGETPRYVSVEGAPVADQHGGEELSIARLRPRPALFATTGPTQKPPQKFVSMPIAQATFRNDAFVLTDFVPPALTVAANAPLGRLGAEVVRRVREKALFLAERSGVGNGNPATELAEAARAEIRSLVTGLPPLEAQLGVGVCHPFDVYMSLCTLAGHLSAFASGAVPAKLSRYDHDDPMSSFGEVRDFILRMIDRVKEGVARIPFTFEDGMFGLLMDETWLKGRLVVGVRGPAAAPVSEVAAWMENCIVASRSRLETLSGLRVKGAERVALDDSGEGGVAAPRGVVPFEIKVDPRYIVPGERLEIWNPDSLGSRFRPVEITLFVSA, via the coding sequence ATGACCGAGGCGCGCGACATTCCCGACGCCATCGACTGGCACGACGGGATGCTGCTGGCCCCGCAGCATTTCCAGCAGCAGGCGCTGCGGCACGAGCGGCAGCTGACCTACCATGTCCGGCAGGCGCGGCCCTTCCATTGGGGCGTCGTCCATCTCCAGGTCGACCGGGTGCAGCTCGTCTCCGGGCTGGTCCAGGTGCGGGAGCTGGAGGCGATCCTGCCCGACGGCCTCGTCGTGGACTACCGCGCCGGGATCGACGAGCCGCTGGAGGTGGACATCTCCGCCTACGCGGACCCGGTGGGGCAGACGCAGATCACCATCCACCTGATCGTACCCGCCGCCCGCGGCGACCGCGCGCCGGGGCCGGGGGAGACGCCGCGCTACGTCTCGGTCGAGGGTGCGCCGGTCGCCGACCAGCACGGCGGGGAGGAGCTGTCCATCGCCCGGCTGCGCCCGCGTCCGGCGCTGTTCGCCACCACCGGTCCGACGCAGAAGCCGCCGCAGAAGTTCGTCTCGATGCCGATCGCGCAGGCGACCTTCCGCAACGACGCCTTCGTGCTGACCGACTTCGTGCCGCCGGCGCTGACCGTCGCCGCCAACGCGCCGCTCGGCCGGCTGGGGGCGGAGGTGGTGCGGCGCGTGCGCGAGAAGGCGCTGTTCCTGGCCGAGCGTTCCGGCGTCGGCAACGGCAACCCGGCGACCGAGCTGGCCGAGGCAGCGCGGGCGGAGATCCGCAGCCTCGTCACCGGCCTGCCGCCGCTGGAGGCGCAGCTCGGCGTCGGCGTCTGCCACCCCTTCGACGTCTACATGTCGCTCTGCACGCTGGCCGGTCACCTGTCGGCCTTCGCCAGCGGCGCCGTTCCGGCAAAGCTGTCGCGTTACGACCACGACGACCCGATGTCGAGCTTCGGGGAGGTGCGCGACTTCATCCTGCGCATGATCGACCGCGTGAAGGAGGGCGTCGCCCGCATCCCCTTCACCTTCGAGGACGGCATGTTCGGCCTGTTGATGGACGAGACCTGGCTGAAGGGCCGGCTGGTCGTCGGCGTGCGTGGTCCGGCCGCCGCCCCGGTCAGCGAGGTCGCCGCCTGGATGGAGAACTGCATCGTCGCCTCGCGCTCGCGGCTGGAGACGCTGTCCGGCCTGCGCGTCAAGGGGGCCGAGCGCGTCGCGCTGGACGACAGCGGCGAGGGCGGGGTGGCCGCCCCGCGCGGCGTGGTGCCCTTCGAGATCAAGGTCGATCCCCGCTATATCGTCCCCGGCGAGCGGCTGGAGATCTGGAATCCGGACTCGCTGGGCAGCCGATTCCGCCCGGTCGAGATCACCCTCTTCGTCAGCGCCTGA
- a CDS encoding SPOR domain-containing protein — MKKLLLGVLALLLLLVAFAGGYFLAGGGLPGAAEDPAPAGASAAPAASPAAPQETAKAEPDKAAPAATPAAVPVRPVAAVKAATARFSIELGVFRSAGNAQDFAAALAGRGLPVEIVETMDAAGGQWHRVRAGAFADRWQAEARRPSFERTAGIGGVVVEEPLPAAQPAKAGGGE; from the coding sequence ATGAAGAAACTCCTGCTCGGCGTGCTGGCGCTGCTTCTCCTCCTGGTGGCCTTCGCCGGCGGCTATTTCCTGGCCGGCGGCGGCTTGCCGGGTGCGGCGGAGGACCCCGCACCCGCCGGGGCGAGTGCCGCGCCCGCCGCATCACCCGCCGCGCCGCAGGAGACGGCGAAGGCGGAGCCGGACAAGGCCGCGCCGGCCGCCACGCCGGCCGCGGTGCCGGTCCGTCCAGTCGCTGCCGTGAAGGCGGCGACGGCGCGCTTCTCCATCGAACTCGGCGTGTTCCGCTCCGCCGGCAACGCCCAGGACTTCGCGGCGGCGCTGGCCGGGCGGGGCCTGCCGGTGGAGATCGTCGAGACGATGGACGCCGCCGGGGGGCAGTGGCACCGTGTGCGCGCCGGCGCCTTCGCCGACCGCTGGCAGGCCGAGGCGCGCCGCCCGTCCTTCGAGCGGACCGCCGGGATCGGCGGGGTGGTGGTCGAGGAGCCGCTTCCCGCCGCCCAACCGGCGAAGGCCGGCGGCGGCGAATGA
- the tssE gene encoding type VI secretion system baseplate subunit TssE produces MTQPKTMTGGRSLLFERLIDFEPDHPTGDEPSATVLSMPDLKASIRREVARILDSRSTGTRRPDLGGTALDYGISDITHLDAASDADRRQVERMVRQAIIDFEPRLKRPRVTVSAGTGRGTMVTSISGEVVAGTVTERLEFDVGLRGPAPNEPSQSG; encoded by the coding sequence ATGACCCAGCCCAAGACGATGACCGGCGGACGGTCGCTGCTGTTCGAACGGCTGATCGACTTCGAACCGGACCACCCGACGGGCGACGAGCCGTCCGCCACGGTCCTCTCCATGCCCGACCTCAAGGCGTCGATCCGGCGCGAGGTCGCGCGCATCCTCGACAGCCGCAGCACCGGCACCCGCCGCCCCGACCTCGGCGGAACGGCGCTGGACTATGGGATTTCCGACATCACGCATCTGGACGCCGCCTCCGACGCCGACCGCCGTCAGGTGGAGCGGATGGTGCGTCAGGCCATCATCGATTTCGAGCCGCGGCTGAAGCGCCCGCGGGTGACCGTCAGCGCCGGAACCGGGCGCGGCACCATGGTCACCAGCATCTCCGGCGAGGTCGTGGCGGGCACCGTCACCGAACGGCTGGAGTTCGACGTCGGCCTGCGCGGCCCGGCCCCCAACGAGCCAAGCCAGTCCGGCTGA
- the tssC gene encoding type VI secretion system contractile sheath large subunit — translation MMVEGKMAREEGQRPYARDLLTEFVDQVLAETGDASAIDVVEAINQRIAQIDELISDQLNEVMHHPDFQKLEATWRGLNYLVMNTETSTTLKLRVLNVSRKDLQKDLDSAVEFDQSAMFKMVYEAEYGTLGGTPYSMLVGDYEFGRHPQDISLLEKMSNLAAAAHAPFISAVSPAMFDMESFGELGAPRDLSKIFETAEMVKWRSFRASEDSRYVSLTMPHVLMRLPYGPNTVPVEGMNFVEDTDGRDHSKYLWGNASWALAARVTDSFAKHGWTAAIRGVEGGGKVEGLPSHTFKTDEGDVALKCPTEIAITDRREKELNDLGFISLVHCKNTDYAAFFSGQTTNKPKVYNTDEANANARISAMLPYMLVSSRFAHYLKVMLRDKIGAFLTRNNITDHLNTWIANYVLLDDEASQGTKARFPLREARIDVYDVPGRPGVYRANIFLRPHFQLEELSASIRMVAELPAPEA, via the coding sequence ATGATGGTCGAAGGCAAGATGGCGCGCGAGGAGGGCCAGCGGCCCTACGCCCGCGACCTTCTGACCGAATTCGTCGACCAGGTCCTCGCCGAGACCGGCGACGCCTCCGCCATCGACGTGGTCGAGGCGATCAACCAGCGCATCGCGCAGATCGACGAGCTGATCAGCGACCAGCTGAACGAGGTCATGCACCACCCCGACTTCCAGAAGCTGGAAGCGACGTGGCGCGGCCTCAACTACCTCGTCATGAACACCGAGACCTCGACGACGCTGAAGCTGCGCGTCCTCAACGTCTCGCGCAAGGACCTCCAGAAGGACCTGGACAGCGCGGTCGAGTTCGACCAGAGCGCCATGTTCAAGATGGTCTACGAGGCCGAGTACGGCACGCTGGGCGGCACGCCCTACAGCATGCTGGTCGGCGACTACGAGTTCGGCCGCCATCCGCAGGACATCTCCCTGCTGGAGAAGATGTCCAACCTCGCCGCCGCCGCTCACGCGCCGTTCATCAGCGCCGTGTCGCCGGCGATGTTCGACATGGAGAGCTTCGGCGAGCTGGGCGCCCCGCGCGACCTGTCGAAGATCTTCGAGACGGCCGAGATGGTGAAGTGGCGGTCCTTCCGCGCGTCGGAAGACTCCCGCTACGTCTCGCTGACCATGCCGCACGTCCTGATGCGCCTGCCCTACGGCCCGAACACCGTTCCGGTCGAAGGCATGAACTTCGTCGAGGACACCGACGGCCGCGATCATTCCAAGTACCTGTGGGGCAACGCCTCCTGGGCGCTGGCCGCGCGCGTCACCGACAGCTTCGCCAAGCACGGCTGGACCGCGGCCATCCGCGGCGTGGAAGGCGGCGGCAAGGTCGAGGGTCTGCCCAGCCACACCTTCAAGACCGACGAGGGCGACGTCGCCCTGAAGTGCCCGACGGAGATCGCCATCACCGATCGCCGTGAGAAGGAGCTGAACGACCTCGGCTTCATCTCGCTGGTCCACTGCAAGAACACGGACTACGCGGCGTTCTTCAGCGGCCAGACCACCAACAAGCCGAAGGTCTACAACACCGACGAGGCCAACGCGAACGCCCGCATCTCCGCGATGCTGCCGTACATGCTGGTGTCGTCGCGCTTCGCCCATTACCTCAAGGTGATGCTGCGCGACAAGATCGGCGCCTTCCTGACGCGCAACAACATCACCGACCACCTGAACACCTGGATCGCCAACTACGTCCTGCTGGACGACGAGGCGTCGCAGGGCACGAAGGCCCGTTTCCCGCTGCGCGAGGCCCGGATCGACGTCTACGACGTGCCGGGCCGTCCGGGCGTCTACCGCGCCAACATCTTCCTGCGCCCGCATTTCCAGCTCGAAGAGCTGTCGGCCTCCATCCGCATGGTCGCCGAACTGCCGGCGCCGGAAGCCTGA
- a CDS encoding SPOR domain-containing protein: MTTITLGRWQVAALAAGVAVLTVVALLLGAVMAALILTGDDDAPVASASAPATASSNAASSNGAPAAGGGLAAMAKRNVADSFEARQGVIETADIFSDEARGRAISATEPVTRGAADAARRFLPGWMAGTAAHVIEKTGYRVTEFAGNSVEGVVEDTLNDRLDALKEDGPAPVRHYAIELGRFATPANAESFAAAAAQRGVRGTVDFAPLPGGNAPYAVRTGRYAAADEAARALDALTRANGVTGTVVTLAEAGER; this comes from the coding sequence ATGACCACGATCACGCTCGGACGATGGCAGGTGGCGGCTCTGGCCGCCGGTGTCGCCGTGCTGACCGTCGTGGCTCTGCTGCTGGGCGCGGTGATGGCGGCGCTGATCCTGACCGGCGACGACGACGCGCCGGTGGCCTCGGCTTCGGCTCCCGCCACGGCGTCATCCAACGCGGCGTCATCCAACGGGGCGCCGGCCGCGGGCGGCGGTTTGGCCGCGATGGCGAAACGCAACGTCGCCGACAGCTTCGAGGCCCGCCAGGGCGTGATCGAGACGGCGGACATCTTCAGTGACGAGGCGCGCGGACGGGCGATCTCGGCCACCGAGCCGGTGACCCGCGGCGCCGCCGACGCGGCCCGCCGCTTCCTGCCCGGCTGGATGGCCGGCACCGCCGCCCACGTTATCGAGAAGACTGGCTACCGGGTCACCGAATTCGCCGGCAACAGCGTGGAGGGCGTCGTCGAGGACACGCTGAACGACCGGCTGGACGCCCTGAAGGAGGACGGCCCGGCGCCGGTCCGCCACTACGCCATCGAACTCGGTCGCTTCGCCACCCCGGCCAACGCGGAGTCCTTCGCCGCCGCCGCCGCCCAGCGCGGGGTGCGCGGCACCGTCGATTTCGCGCCGCTGCCGGGCGGCAACGCCCCCTACGCCGTGCGCACCGGACGCTACGCCGCTGCCGACGAGGCCGCCCGCGCGCTGGACGCGCTGACGCGGGCGAACGGCGTGACCGGGACCGTCGTCACCCTTGCCGAAGCGGGAGAGCGCTGA
- a CDS encoding lytic transglycosylase domain-containing protein translates to MRTRGILAGALALVGTLLAGPAAAEVAPVSDGGPALFQCSRYLRNGEALYGIPPGILHAMSVVESGRAGMPWPWALNVSGRPHYPATRREALRLMQDGEGGLRGDVAVGCMQIHTRWHAGSFAGGEDMLDPAVNVAYAARFLRELYDRHGSWTEAVRRYHASDPTAQDTYLCLVLDRRVRLGYQRETAEMRRLCGGPDS, encoded by the coding sequence ATGAGGACGCGCGGCATCCTGGCCGGCGCGCTCGCCCTGGTGGGCACGCTGCTCGCCGGGCCGGCGGCGGCGGAGGTGGCCCCGGTATCGGACGGCGGCCCCGCGCTGTTCCAGTGCAGCCGCTACCTCCGCAACGGGGAGGCGCTCTACGGCATTCCGCCGGGCATCCTGCACGCCATGAGCGTCGTGGAGTCCGGGCGGGCGGGCATGCCCTGGCCCTGGGCGCTGAACGTCTCCGGGCGCCCGCACTACCCGGCGACGCGGCGCGAGGCGCTGCGGCTGATGCAGGACGGCGAGGGCGGCCTGCGCGGCGACGTGGCGGTCGGCTGCATGCAGATCCACACGCGCTGGCACGCCGGCTCCTTCGCGGGGGGCGAGGACATGCTGGACCCCGCGGTCAACGTCGCCTACGCCGCCCGCTTCCTGCGGGAGCTGTACGACCGCCACGGCTCCTGGACGGAGGCGGTGCGCCGCTACCACGCCAGCGACCCGACGGCGCAGGACACCTATCTCTGCCTCGTGCTCGACCGGCGGGTGCGGCTCGGCTACCAGCGCGAGACGGCGGAGATGCGCCGGCTGTGCGGCGGCCCGGACTCGTGA
- a CDS encoding type VI secretion system tube protein Hcp — MSMIILDIPNVQGESAVEIAGGVVFKDMILCESLSQDMTVEMEVSTNARRTVHTPKVENITLERKWDRASPKLISLLLRSANSDTAKKQWTIHCLKPIGDTHQWGEFLTIELTNPLIAKHSLSVNEGDTTETIEINATEIYWTYKRYTEEQKHEGGGGVKFNLLKGTVSDS, encoded by the coding sequence ATGTCTATGATCATTCTCGATATCCCCAACGTCCAGGGGGAGTCCGCGGTGGAGATCGCCGGGGGCGTGGTGTTCAAGGACATGATCCTGTGCGAATCCCTGTCGCAGGACATGACCGTCGAAATGGAAGTGTCGACCAACGCCCGCCGCACGGTCCACACCCCGAAGGTCGAGAACATCACGCTTGAGCGCAAGTGGGACCGGGCCTCGCCCAAGCTGATCTCGCTGCTGCTGCGCTCGGCCAACTCCGACACGGCGAAGAAGCAGTGGACCATCCATTGCCTGAAGCCGATCGGCGACACCCACCAGTGGGGCGAGTTCCTGACGATCGAGCTGACCAACCCGCTGATCGCCAAGCACAGCCTGAGCGTCAACGAGGGCGACACGACCGAGACCATCGAGATCAACGCCACCGAGATCTACTGGACCTACAAGCGCTACACCGAGGAGCAGAAGCACGAAGGCGGTGGCGGCGTGAAGTTCAACCTGCTGAAGGGCACCGTGTCCGACAGCTAA
- a CDS encoding SpoIIE family protein phosphatase — protein MTGLRQRMTVAAAAVVLAVLVTAAVFALLRIESWATRHAEDEGRMTLRLWEGLLDQSAAAARVAVGDPRLTDALERGNAAAVAERIGALGFTAVTVVNGAGQTLLAVPADQPIRVLDERRIGQVLARNDTQDGLVLTGGAAQLLLARPLGAQRPADRALVATRPLTGSLEALAGVLGGSAFLVGGDGALYGHAGPLTWADVRPAAERGEEVQATIGARGYGVRKLRLPKVAGTEGDGTLYLVTARETTLAAMADSLLDSSAILVVLMVLVAGTLGLDWYFRRVFTPVYASMSALSALAAGDTGVAVLGAERADEAGQLARTVEVFRSRSRALRDAEERRARHWLRQQSFIRRQMLRLSETLPEQGRRELLADLARIEAASEGRTPCARTDDPGALAVAFEVMAERVRDQHTALDGMVRQLQSALDTRTELVELQKQFEIARRMQAAILPPDLTTAPDLEASGLMRPAAEFDGSFYDFFLTADGSLAVLIGQVSGGGLAAGFMTVTARAALRTLAAAGLGPAACLTGANRLLAADNAAGLSIGLAMGIVSPRSRRLVFAAAGVPEPFLLRRFGDVVDLPVAANPPLGLDPAMTAVETALDLPVPSTLVLCNGGLLDGENRFGIAFGRARLTGILGNLDDLSASSVTAAVSAGLAEHGGGAAMAVDRLCVALRVRA, from the coding sequence ATGACCGGTCTTCGCCAGCGCATGACGGTCGCCGCGGCGGCGGTGGTCCTCGCCGTGCTCGTCACCGCCGCGGTGTTCGCCCTGCTGCGCATCGAGAGCTGGGCCACCCGCCACGCCGAGGACGAGGGGCGGATGACCCTGCGGCTGTGGGAAGGGCTGCTCGACCAGTCCGCCGCGGCCGCGCGGGTGGCGGTGGGCGATCCCCGCCTCACCGACGCCCTGGAGCGCGGCAACGCCGCGGCGGTGGCGGAGCGTATCGGCGCTCTGGGCTTCACGGCGGTGACGGTGGTCAATGGGGCGGGGCAGACCCTGCTCGCCGTCCCGGCCGACCAGCCGATCCGCGTCCTCGACGAGCGGCGCATCGGGCAGGTGCTGGCCCGCAACGACACGCAGGACGGTCTGGTCCTCACCGGCGGTGCCGCGCAGCTTCTGCTCGCCCGCCCCCTCGGCGCGCAGCGGCCCGCCGACCGGGCGCTGGTCGCCACCCGTCCGCTGACCGGCAGCCTGGAGGCGCTGGCCGGCGTCCTCGGCGGCTCCGCCTTCCTGGTCGGCGGCGACGGCGCGTTGTACGGCCACGCCGGACCGCTGACCTGGGCCGACGTGCGTCCCGCCGCGGAGCGCGGCGAGGAGGTGCAGGCGACCATCGGCGCCCGCGGCTACGGCGTGCGCAAGCTGCGCCTGCCCAAGGTGGCCGGCACGGAGGGGGACGGCACGCTGTACCTCGTCACGGCGCGGGAGACCACGCTGGCCGCCATGGCCGACAGCCTGCTCGACAGCTCCGCCATTCTCGTCGTGCTGATGGTGCTGGTGGCGGGGACCCTGGGGCTGGACTGGTATTTCCGCCGTGTCTTCACGCCGGTCTACGCCTCCATGTCCGCCCTGTCGGCGCTGGCCGCGGGGGACACCGGCGTCGCCGTGCTGGGGGCGGAGCGCGCCGACGAGGCCGGGCAGCTCGCCCGCACCGTCGAGGTCTTCCGCAGCCGCAGCCGCGCGCTGCGCGACGCCGAGGAGCGGCGTGCCCGCCACTGGCTGCGCCAGCAGTCCTTCATCCGCCGCCAGATGCTCCGCCTGTCCGAAACGCTGCCGGAGCAGGGCCGGCGGGAACTCCTCGCCGACCTCGCCCGCATCGAGGCCGCGTCGGAGGGCCGGACGCCCTGCGCCCGCACCGACGACCCCGGCGCGCTCGCCGTCGCCTTCGAGGTGATGGCCGAGCGCGTGCGCGACCAGCACACGGCGCTCGACGGGATGGTCCGGCAGCTTCAGTCCGCCCTGGACACCCGCACGGAGCTTGTCGAGCTGCAGAAGCAGTTCGAGATCGCCCGGCGCATGCAGGCGGCGATCCTGCCGCCCGACCTCACCACGGCCCCCGATCTGGAGGCGTCCGGCCTGATGCGCCCGGCGGCGGAGTTCGACGGCAGCTTCTACGATTTCTTCCTGACGGCGGACGGGTCTCTGGCGGTCCTGATCGGGCAGGTGTCCGGCGGCGGGCTGGCCGCGGGCTTCATGACGGTGACGGCGCGCGCCGCCCTGCGGACGCTGGCGGCGGCCGGGCTCGGGCCGGCGGCCTGCCTGACCGGCGCCAACCGTCTGCTCGCGGCGGACAACGCGGCGGGCCTGTCGATCGGGCTCGCCATGGGCATCGTGTCGCCGCGCTCGCGCCGGCTGGTCTTCGCCGCCGCCGGCGTGCCGGAGCCCTTCCTGCTGCGGCGCTTCGGCGACGTGGTGGACCTGCCGGTGGCGGCCAACCCGCCGCTCGGCCTCGATCCCGCGATGACGGCGGTGGAAACCGCACTCGACCTGCCGGTGCCGTCCACGCTGGTGCTGTGCAACGGCGGGCTGCTGGACGGCGAGAACCGCTTCGGCATCGCCTTCGGGCGGGCGCGGCTGACCGGCATCCTCGGCAACCTCGACGACCTGTCCGCCTCCAGCGTCACAGCGGCGGTGTCGGCCGGGCTGGCCGAGCATGGCGGCGGTGCCGCGATGGCGGTGGACCGGCTGTGCGTCGCCCTGCGGGTGCGGGCATGA